Below is a genomic region from Leucobacter exalbidus.
GCCGCCACGAAACGTGCGTTCTCGAGGCCCCGGGCCGCAGCCTCGGCGTGCGCGCGGGCCACCGCGGTGGGCGACAGATCAATGCCGGTGGCCGCCCAGCCCTGCTCGGCCAGCCACAGGGCGTCGCCGCCCTCGCCGCAGCCGAGGTCGAGCGAGCGGCCCGGCTGCCAGGCAGAGGCGACCTGGGCGAGCGTGTGATTGACGCGCCCTGACCAGATTTGCCCTGATTCTGCGTACCGCTGTTCCCAGAACTCGGCTGGGGTGGCAGTCGTTTCTGTGGCGGCGTGCTCGCCGTGGTTATGCGCCTGCATGCTGCACCGCCTGCTCGTAGTCTTCGTTGATCAGCACCATATTTGCGATGGCGCCGGTCATGGCTCCGCTGCCCATCACGACAGGCACGGTGGCCACCGGATCCACGACATTTCCGACCGCCCAGATGCGCGGGTGGCTCGTTTGGCCCATGGCATCGGTGGCGATGAAGCTGCCCCACATGCCCGCTTCGCGGGTGAGCTGCAACTCGCTGAGGAACTCGTCGATCGGGTGCATCGCCCCCATCGCGAAGACCGCGTCGATCGGGTAGCTCTGACCGTCTGCGGTCACGATCGCGGTCATCTGGGTGCCGTCACCCTGCACCTCGGCGACCGGTGAGGGCACGAGCCGCACGTTGCGGGCGGCGAACCCGCGTGCGGTAGCTTCGTCGATGTCACCCATGCCCGCGCTAAAGATCGTGAGATCGTCGCTCCACTGGCGCAGCATCTTGGCCTTGCCCAGCGAGGCGGGTGAATCGGCGATCACACCGAGGCGGCGGCCGCGCACCTCCCAGCCGTGGCAGTAGGGGCAGTGCAGCACGCAGCGGCCCCAGTAGTCGGCAAGGCCGGCGATGTCGGGGAGGATGTCTCGCACGCCTGTGGCGACGATGAGTGCTCGCGTTTCGAAGGTTTCGACGGCGTTGTTGGCGCTGGCCTCGTCACAGTCAGCGCCGCCTGTGCTCGGTGCAAATGTGACGCGCAAGCCGCCTTCGATGTCGGTCACCGTCTGCACAGTTCCCGTACGAAACTCGACGCCGTACTGTTCGGCCTCTGCCCGGCCCACTGCGACAAGCTCGGCCGGAGTCTTGCCGTCGTGCCCGAGGGTGTTGTGCACGTTCGCGGCAAATCGGTTGCGGGGGCTGCCCGCATCGAGCACGAGCGTGCGCCTGAGCGAGCGGCCGAGTGCCTGTGCTGCGCTGAGGCCTGCGGCACCGCCGCCGATGATAATAGCATCCCACTGTTTTTTCTGAGTCATGGCTCAATCTTGCGCCCGGCATGCGATACTTGCAATCTAGTTTGCGAAACCAGCAAGGAGGTTCGTTATGGACGAACTCGCACACCTCGGGGCCCGGCTGCGGGCCGCACGCCAAGAGCGAGGCTGGACACTCGACGAGCTCGCCGGGCGCGCGAGTCTCTCGCCGAGCACCCTGTCGCGGCTCGAATCAGGCAAGCGCCAGGCCAGCCTCGAGCTGCTGCTGCCGCTCACCAGGCAGCTGGGCATCCGCATCGACGATCTACTCGATCCGCCCGACCGCGACCCGCGCGTGCACCGCCAGGCGGTCAAGCGTGATGGGCTCACAATCGCGCCCCTCACCCGCGAAGAATCCGATGTGCGGGCGTACAAGATTATCTATCCACCGGTGGTGCCGGATCGCCCATTGCAAACCCACGAAGGCCACGAATGGCTCTACGTACTCTCGGGCCAGCTGCGGCTCGTGCTGGGCGATCGCGAGCACGTGCTCGAGCGCGGCGAGGCCGCCGAGTTCGACACTACGATCCCCCACCTCATGTACGCCGAGGGCAGCGCGCCAGCCGAGATCATCAGCCTGTTTAACACCGTCGGCGAACGGCTGCATATGCACGGCGGGGAGCGCACGCTGGAATAGCGTGCGCTCCCCGCCGTGTGATGGCTTCTGAGCTAGAGCGATGGGCGCCGAGCTAGACCGTCGGCTCTCCCAGCGACAGCATCAGCCGGTTGGCCCAGTTGAAGAAGGAGCCGGCCTGCACGACGTCGAGCAGCTCAAGCTCCTCGAGCCCTGCGGCCCGCAGCTGCGCGACCTCGGCCTCGCCCAGGCGGGGCGGGGTCGCGGTGAGGGCAACGGTGGCGCCAATGATGGCGTCCCATCGCGGGCCAAAGCTCGGCTGCTCGGCAGTGTTTTCCGCGGTGAACCGGGTGACGCCCTCGTCGAGCAGTCGCTGCACGATGCCCGCGTCGGCGCCCTGTTCAATGCCGAAGCGTGCGTGCACCGATGCGCAGAACACGCAGCCGGTAAAGCGTGAAGAAGCGGCGGCCGCGACCTCGCGCTCAGCGCGCGGCAGTCCTGCGTCGGTGTTGAAGAAGATATCGATGTCGGTGAGGGTGCGCTCGCGCAGGGCATCGGGGTCACGGGCGAGCAGTCTGAAGTACGGCATGTGAATGCGCTCGGGTTCAACCAGCGCCTCGTGGTGCTGGGGCGTGAACTCAGCGGCGGGCAGCGGCTCAAGCCACGGCTTCCAGCCCAGCGCATCGCTCGTAAAACGGGGCGGCTCGACCACCTTGGGAGCCTGCGGCAACGTCTCAAACACGGTCACCTCACCGGTGGCCTCACCTGCTACGGCCGCGCTGGCGGCCACAGCTACCTCGCCCGCCAGCGCCGAAAGACGCTGCGACAGCTCGGGGCTGGCCGCCGCGGGGCCCGACGCCTGGTGCTGCCCCGCGATGACTCGCAGGCCCTCAACCACCCGAAATTGAAACGTCAGAAACGCGATCAGCTGCGACAGGGTCACGATGCCGGTCGTGCTCCAGCCCGCTTCAAGCAGCTGCTTCAGGTGCTCGCGCCCGGCATCGCGCGGGTGCAACACGAGCATGTGCGCGTACTCGAGGGCGGCCGAGAGATGGTCACCCAGCGCATACGCCGCCTCAACTGACTCCACCGTGTAAACGGGGCCGGCAACGCTCTCGCCAGCATTCTCGGCATGGAAGTTGCCGTACGGGCCCTGCCCCGCAGCGGCTTCGGCCTCAGCCACGATCAGCGGTTCGACGCCCGGGCCGCCGCCAGTCTCGCGCAGCAGCGCACCGTAGAACTCGACCGCAACGGGCTGCTCGTGCAGTCGGGCTACGAACAGGGCCACGGCGGCACGCTCCACGAGCGACACCTGCGAGGCGTCGCTCGGCACGAACAGTGCCTCGAAGCTGCCCTGCGCGTGCGCGCTCGCTTCGGGCCTGCGGGCCCGGGCGAGATCGCGGGCGTCACCCGGGGTGATCTCAGCGAGCGCGGCAATCACGTCGGCGGTGCGGGGCACGAAGCTCGAGGCTGCGCGCTCAGAAACTGACAGCTCGGCTGCAACGGTGGGGGTCATAGGGCGTCCTCTGGGATGACTGAAAGGGAAATGTGCGGGATCTGGGTGAACCGCGTGCGGGTTACCAGTGGCGCGTGGGCACCACACCGGCCTGGCCGGGGATCGCGTCAAGCAGCTGACGCGTGTAGGGATCTTGCGGGTTCGAGAACACCTGTTCGGCGTCGCCGTATTCCACTTGGCGGCCGCGCTGCAGCACCGAAACCGTGTCAGAAATCTGGCGCACCACCGCGAGGTCGTGCGAGATGAAGACGTAGGTGAGCCCGAGCTCACGCTGCAGATCGGCCAGCAGTCTGAGGATCTGCGCCTGCACCGTCACGTCGAGCGCCGACACCGCCTCGTCGAGCACCACGAGATCGGGTTCGACGATGAGAGCGCGGGCAATGGCCACGCGCTGACGCTGCCCGCCCGAGAGCTCGCGCGGGCGCCGCTTCGCAAACTCTGCCGGCAGCGCGACAAGCTCGAGCGCCTGGGCGACCCGGTCGCCGGTCTCGCGACGCTCACCGATGCCAAAGTTGCGCAGCGGCTCGGCAAGCGTCTGGCCAATGCTGCGCCGCGGATCGAGCGAACCATACGGGTT
It encodes:
- a CDS encoding NAD(P)/FAD-dependent oxidoreductase: MTQKKQWDAIIIGGGAAGLSAAQALGRSLRRTLVLDAGSPRNRFAANVHNTLGHDGKTPAELVAVGRAEAEQYGVEFRTGTVQTVTDIEGGLRVTFAPSTGGADCDEASANNAVETFETRALIVATGVRDILPDIAGLADYWGRCVLHCPYCHGWEVRGRRLGVIADSPASLGKAKMLRQWSDDLTIFSAGMGDIDEATARGFAARNVRLVPSPVAEVQGDGTQMTAIVTADGQSYPIDAVFAMGAMHPIDEFLSELQLTREAGMWGSFIATDAMGQTSHPRIWAVGNVVDPVATVPVVMGSGAMTGAIANMVLINEDYEQAVQHAGA
- a CDS encoding alkylhydroperoxidase domain protein codes for the protein MTPTVAAELSVSERAASSFVPRTADVIAALAEITPGDARDLARARRPEASAHAQGSFEALFVPSDASQVSLVERAAVALFVARLHEQPVAVEFYGALLRETGGGPGVEPLIVAEAEAAAGQGPYGNFHAENAGESVAGPVYTVESVEAAYALGDHLSAALEYAHMLVLHPRDAGREHLKQLLEAGWSTTGIVTLSQLIAFLTFQFRVVEGLRVIAGQHQASGPAAASPELSQRLSALAGEVAVAASAAVAGEATGEVTVFETLPQAPKVVEPPRFTSDALGWKPWLEPLPAAEFTPQHHEALVEPERIHMPYFRLLARDPDALRERTLTDIDIFFNTDAGLPRAEREVAAAASSRFTGCVFCASVHARFGIEQGADAGIVQRLLDEGVTRFTAENTAEQPSFGPRWDAIIGATVALTATPPRLGEAEVAQLRAAGLEELELLDVVQAGSFFNWANRLMLSLGEPTV
- a CDS encoding helix-turn-helix domain-containing protein: MDELAHLGARLRAARQERGWTLDELAGRASLSPSTLSRLESGKRQASLELLLPLTRQLGIRIDDLLDPPDRDPRVHRQAVKRDGLTIAPLTREESDVRAYKIIYPPVVPDRPLQTHEGHEWLYVLSGQLRLVLGDREHVLERGEAAEFDTTIPHLMYAEGSAPAEIISLFNTVGERLHMHGGERTLE